The Acaryochloris thomasi RCC1774 genome contains a region encoding:
- a CDS encoding LysR substrate-binding domain-containing protein: MELRQLKYFLAVAEELSFGRAAERLLISQPPLSRQIRQLEQEMGVELFHRTKRQVELTEAGRAFLPEVRQVLTQADVAVQVAQRASRGEVGRLVVGFEASSTYDVIPLSLKRYQERFPDVELVVYGMTTEEQFKALLKQRINIGFMVSPVKDERFTIETILEEPLTVALPEGHPLTHQSQIRIQDLEHEPFITFQRERGCGLYDRTIAVCQQANFSPIIVQEADEMQVILGFVAAGMGIALLSASVQQFQRPKVVYRQLYSAPQIDLSLASRRDNSSAMLQTFVEVVKESLGGTAV; encoded by the coding sequence ATGGAGCTTCGACAACTAAAGTATTTCTTGGCAGTGGCAGAAGAACTCAGTTTTGGGCGTGCTGCGGAGCGTCTTCTTATTTCTCAGCCGCCTCTGAGCCGTCAAATTCGTCAGCTTGAGCAAGAAATGGGCGTTGAATTGTTTCACCGCACGAAGCGTCAAGTTGAACTCACAGAAGCAGGTCGTGCCTTTCTCCCTGAGGTGCGTCAAGTCTTAACCCAGGCTGACGTGGCGGTCCAGGTTGCCCAGCGGGCCAGCCGAGGCGAAGTCGGGCGGCTGGTTGTCGGCTTTGAAGCTTCTTCTACCTATGATGTGATTCCACTCTCGCTAAAACGATATCAAGAGCGTTTCCCAGATGTAGAGTTGGTGGTCTACGGCATGACAACGGAGGAGCAATTTAAAGCGCTCCTGAAGCAGCGCATTAATATTGGGTTTATGGTGTCGCCTGTGAAGGATGAAAGATTCACGATTGAAACCATCCTGGAAGAGCCTTTGACCGTCGCACTTCCAGAGGGGCATCCCCTAACCCATCAGAGCCAGATTAGGATTCAAGATTTAGAGCACGAACCTTTCATCACGTTTCAGCGAGAGCGCGGCTGTGGTCTTTACGATCGCACAATTGCTGTCTGCCAGCAGGCAAATTTTAGCCCCATTATTGTTCAAGAGGCAGATGAGATGCAGGTTATTCTTGGGTTTGTGGCAGCAGGAATGGGGATAGCGTTGTTGTCTGCCTCAGTCCAACAGTTTCAGAGACCTAAGGTTGTTTATCGTCAGCTTTACAGTGCACCCCAGATTGATTTGTCCTTAGCATCACGTCGCGACAATTCGAGCGCCATGCTGCAGACATTTGTAGAAGTCGTCAAAGAAAGTCTTGGGGGCACTGCTGTATAA
- a CDS encoding iron uptake porin has product MSSATEIFSPPLGELENLSGNPSFANRPLTSVDQLTDVQASSWAFQSLQSLIEDYGVVTGYPNDTFRGARALSRFEFASVLNTAIQELSQRQLSRSDLDTLQTLQTEFASELSAVQGRVKTLEAKTADIDAHQFSTATKFVGQVIFAANAGGFTGDRIIAPSGVLISENQPRPTFIQRTALFLNTSFNGTDQLQVRLITGSDGTTDNATGLLEPNLGSNLDYTTQGRDDLISLARLYYSFSPLQDLQLTIGPQLVISDYADTNSYANTPLDFSTQAFINNFVLFPRPAGAGAVLEWNPNQGPFHLRAMYVAGDAAGLLPENDGLIGGGGPDDIALFPVAGLGAAGGLFGDPNQGLVELEYSPGSFAMRLQYSRGKVIGSEFDVLGLNAEVAVSDRIGLFGRYGYGAYDNTTLGDLRPNYWMAGVSVKDLFMPDALAGIAAGQPLIERAVGDGTQTNFEVFYNVPVSDNIRVTPLLQVVTNPGNQATNGIIFSSTVRVIFSF; this is encoded by the coding sequence ATGAGCAGCGCAACAGAAATATTCTCTCCCCCGTTAGGGGAGCTAGAAAATCTAAGCGGCAATCCATCTTTTGCAAATCGTCCTCTAACTTCTGTTGATCAATTGACCGATGTTCAAGCCTCTAGCTGGGCTTTTCAATCGTTGCAGTCTTTAATTGAAGACTATGGGGTCGTTACAGGTTATCCGAATGATACGTTTCGAGGCGCTCGCGCCCTGAGTCGCTTTGAGTTTGCATCGGTCCTCAACACAGCCATTCAGGAGTTGAGTCAACGTCAGCTATCTCGGTCAGACTTGGATACTCTGCAAACACTCCAGACAGAGTTTGCCTCAGAATTATCGGCTGTCCAAGGACGAGTTAAAACGCTAGAAGCGAAAACGGCAGACATAGACGCTCATCAGTTCTCTACAGCGACTAAGTTTGTCGGTCAGGTGATTTTTGCCGCCAATGCTGGAGGATTTACGGGAGATCGCATCATTGCTCCTAGTGGGGTTTTGATCAGTGAAAACCAGCCTCGGCCCACTTTTATTCAAAGAACTGCGCTATTTCTAAACACCAGCTTTAACGGGACCGATCAGCTTCAAGTCCGACTGATCACCGGCAGTGATGGTACGACAGATAATGCCACAGGTCTGCTAGAACCGAACCTGGGCAGCAACCTGGACTACACCACCCAAGGTCGAGACGACCTAATCAGTTTGGCCCGCTTGTATTACAGCTTTTCTCCGCTGCAGGATCTGCAGCTCACCATTGGGCCACAGCTTGTGATTAGCGACTACGCCGACACCAATAGCTATGCCAATACTCCTCTCGATTTTTCTACCCAGGCATTCATTAATAATTTCGTTCTGTTCCCCCGTCCAGCAGGTGCAGGTGCTGTCCTAGAGTGGAATCCAAACCAAGGTCCCTTCCACCTACGAGCGATGTACGTGGCGGGTGATGCTGCCGGTCTATTGCCCGAAAACGATGGCCTGATTGGGGGTGGGGGACCGGATGATATTGCCTTGTTCCCCGTTGCCGGTCTAGGGGCTGCGGGGGGACTCTTCGGTGATCCTAATCAAGGATTAGTGGAGCTAGAGTATTCTCCTGGATCTTTCGCTATGCGACTCCAGTACAGTCGCGGCAAGGTGATTGGCAGTGAGTTTGATGTCTTAGGACTCAATGCTGAAGTTGCAGTTAGCGATCGCATCGGCCTATTTGGGCGCTATGGCTACGGCGCTTACGACAACACCACCCTCGGTGATCTCCGGCCTAACTATTGGATGGCTGGCGTCTCTGTCAAAGATTTATTCATGCCGGATGCACTGGCGGGCATTGCTGCAGGCCAGCCTCTAATTGAGCGCGCGGTTGGAGATGGCACTCAAACCAACTTTGAGGTTTTCTATAACGTACCGGTTAGCGACAATATCCGTGTGACGCCGCTGCTGCAGGTGGTGACCAACCCCGGCAATCAAGCCACCAACGGCATCATTTTCTCCAGTACCGTGCGCGTCATTTTTTCTTTCTAG
- a CDS encoding flavodoxin domain-containing protein, with amino-acid sequence MTNILIVYTTSLGNTEKMAKAIADGTRSVAGAEVIYKSSNEVEIDHVKTCQALIVGTPIRHRTADARIKAFIEDTLEKLWLTDDMVGKVGGVFSVGGGYGNMGAGCELAQLGILSAMAACGMVLVTLPKTTPGFDVAGMHWGPNGRSGGPKMEPVGVTTEMLETAYHHGANVARVAVALDGQTLMAHGNIAPSPEIVDLFLNG; translated from the coding sequence ATGACCAACATTTTGATTGTCTACACCACAAGCCTCGGCAATACCGAAAAGATGGCAAAAGCGATTGCAGATGGCACTCGCTCTGTCGCAGGGGCTGAGGTCATTTACAAAAGCTCTAATGAAGTCGAGATTGACCATGTTAAGACCTGTCAGGCTTTGATTGTGGGGACACCCATCCGTCATCGAACCGCAGATGCCCGTATTAAAGCTTTTATCGAAGACACCCTCGAAAAGCTGTGGTTGACCGATGACATGGTGGGCAAAGTGGGCGGCGTCTTTAGCGTGGGCGGCGGCTACGGCAATATGGGTGCGGGTTGTGAGCTGGCTCAGCTTGGTATTTTGAGTGCAATGGCCGCCTGCGGCATGGTGCTGGTGACCTTGCCCAAAACAACGCCAGGGTTTGACGTAGCGGGAATGCATTGGGGACCCAACGGTCGTTCCGGCGGCCCCAAAATGGAACCCGTCGGGGTCACAACCGAAATGCTGGAGACGGCCTATCACCACGGGGCCAATGTTGCGAGAGTTGCAGTGGCGCTAGACGGTCAGACACTGATGGCTCACGGCAACATCGCTCCCTCCCCTGAAATCGTTGACCTGTTTTTAAACGGCTGA